In Streptomyces capitiformicae, one genomic interval encodes:
- a CDS encoding enoyl-CoA hydratase family protein — protein sequence MKGLVQHTHDRGIATLTLDSPANRNALSATLVSELRDALKECGRDGTVRAVVLTHTGNTFCAGADLRDPPDPRALVKLLRQLVELRKPVVARVTGHVRAGGLGLLGACDIAAAGPEATFAFTEVRIGVAPAVISLTLRPRTDPRALARYCLTGEEFGSAEAARIGLLTATGADVDDVLEPVLDGLRRASPRALAETKHLLAAKVLENFDLDAGELTRLSSRLFASAEAREGMTAFLERREPGWVL from the coding sequence CCTCGTCCAGCACACCCACGACCGGGGCATCGCCACCCTCACCCTCGACTCCCCGGCCAACCGCAACGCGCTCTCCGCCACCCTGGTGAGCGAACTGCGCGACGCCCTCAAGGAGTGCGGCCGGGACGGCACCGTACGGGCGGTCGTCCTCACCCACACCGGCAACACGTTCTGCGCCGGCGCCGATCTACGCGACCCGCCCGACCCGAGGGCCCTGGTCAAACTGCTCCGGCAACTCGTCGAACTGCGCAAACCCGTCGTCGCCCGCGTCACCGGCCATGTCCGCGCGGGCGGCCTCGGACTGCTCGGGGCCTGCGACATAGCCGCCGCCGGCCCCGAGGCCACCTTCGCCTTCACCGAGGTCCGCATCGGCGTCGCCCCCGCCGTCATCTCCCTCACGCTCCGCCCCCGCACCGACCCCCGCGCCCTCGCCCGCTACTGCCTCACCGGCGAGGAGTTCGGCTCCGCCGAAGCCGCCCGCATCGGCCTGCTGACCGCGACCGGAGCCGACGTCGACGACGTACTCGAACCCGTCCTCGACGGACTGCGCCGAGCCTCCCCGCGGGCCCTGGCGGAGACGAAACACCTGCTCGCGGCTAAGGTGCTGGAGAACTTCGACCTGGACGCGGGCGAACTGACCCGCCTCTCGTCCCGGCTGTTCGCCTCCGCCGAAGCCCGCGAGGGCATGACGGCCTTCCTCGAAAGACGGGAACCGGGA